In the Sulfitobacter pacificus genome, one interval contains:
- a CDS encoding HesB/IscA family protein, translating into MNLPPKVTPRAFERLAEIGAAGDGKALRVAVDGGGCSGFQYEIALDEPKDDDLVLEGDGQKVVVDSISLPFLANAVIDFSEELIGARFVIDNPNATSSCGCGTSFSM; encoded by the coding sequence ATGAACCTGCCCCCGAAAGTGACCCCACGTGCCTTTGAACGTCTGGCTGAAATCGGTGCAGCCGGTGACGGCAAGGCCCTGCGTGTTGCTGTAGATGGTGGCGGCTGTTCAGGGTTTCAGTATGAAATCGCGCTGGATGAACCGAAAGACGACGATCTGGTTCTGGAGGGCGACGGGCAAAAAGTTGTGGTCGACAGCATCTCCCTGCCCTTCCTCGCCAATGCGGTGATTGATTTCTCTGAAGAATTGATCGGCGCAAGGTTTGTCATCGATAATCCCAATGCCACCTCTTCCTGTGGCTGTGGCACATCGTTTTCGATGTAA
- a CDS encoding DUF6902 family protein translates to MSNIISFRPPSKPSRAQNLRALMIGLAQHRRGKDDVFWLKENAEVLGMLAATETMVSAEDLAPYAEFYDQIEEKLQFFPQYYRFFLSICLDLEDLGMVGQKGEILCNRVAEARLVRAELSDLQRAETRRLLARRGVSYRRGTSRIDDRLRRFAERAETFALPNKKAAYELTHIVFYLSEYGRKDPQLSRSFITSLEFTGVLAYLDQNHDLLAEVCTALHFAGVPPSPVWNEGVAQAHALIMPQSEVPEYPRNDAFHTYLVTGWAQTVLSGASFAAQIPDGPVYFLSNLQQCSVLLPLSESLYRLGRLRSGDWSKMREHVLAALDLPCQGVLMRAESSTEEFAAFFEGFARANENWPAEEAG, encoded by the coding sequence ATGAGCAATATCATTTCTTTTCGGCCCCCTTCAAAGCCCAGCCGAGCGCAGAACCTGCGCGCGCTGATGATCGGCCTGGCCCAACATCGAAGGGGCAAGGATGACGTGTTCTGGCTGAAGGAAAATGCAGAGGTCCTGGGGATGTTGGCCGCGACCGAGACCATGGTTTCTGCTGAAGACTTGGCCCCCTATGCGGAGTTCTACGACCAGATCGAGGAAAAACTGCAATTCTTCCCACAATATTACCGGTTTTTCTTGTCGATCTGTCTGGATCTGGAAGATTTGGGGATGGTAGGGCAGAAGGGTGAAATCCTGTGCAACCGGGTGGCGGAGGCGAGATTGGTTCGGGCCGAACTGTCAGATTTGCAACGTGCAGAGACCCGCCGCCTGCTGGCAAGACGCGGGGTGAGTTATCGGCGTGGCACCAGCAGAATTGATGACAGGTTGCGCCGTTTTGCAGAGCGCGCAGAGACATTTGCCCTGCCGAATAAGAAGGCGGCCTATGAACTGACCCATATCGTGTTTTACTTGTCGGAATACGGCAGAAAGGATCCGCAGCTCAGCCGGAGTTTCATCACGAGCCTAGAGTTTACCGGGGTGCTGGCCTATCTGGATCAGAACCATGACCTGTTGGCAGAAGTCTGCACCGCGCTGCATTTTGCCGGTGTCCCGCCAAGTCCGGTCTGGAATGAGGGTGTCGCGCAGGCACATGCGCTTATCATGCCTCAAAGTGAGGTACCAGAATACCCTCGCAATGATGCTTTCCACACCTATCTTGTCACCGGATGGGCGCAAACGGTCTTGAGTGGTGCGAGCTTCGCCGCGCAAATCCCTGATGGACCTGTATATTTTTTATCGAACCTTCAACAATGCAGCGTATTGCTGCCCTTGTCGGAATCGCTCTATCGCCTCGGCAGGTTACGCAGCGGGGATTGGTCAAAGATGCGCGAACATGTTCTGGCGGCGCTTGATCTGCCATGTCAGGGCGTGCTGATGCGGGCAGAATCCTCAACCGAAGAGTTTGCAGCGTTTTTCGAAGGTTTCGCCCGTGCCAATGAAAACTGGCCCGCCGAAGAGGCCGGATAG